DNA sequence from the Streptomyces cinnabarinus genome:
GCTCAGCCGGGCGGGATCGACAGGAGCCAGGACACAGACGGGAAAGTCCGTGACCTGAAGAAGCCCGGCGAGATTGCCCGGCACCTCTTGCTCGGAGAGGAGCCAGACCGGCAGCGCGGCGTCCACCTCGGGCGCCCCCCACCCTCCTCGGCCCTGGCCCTCGAAAGACCGCCATTTCGCCCGCCACTTCTGCCGCGCCACGCCCCTCCGCTCGTCGGGACAGCGCACCACCACCTCGAAGAGGACGCCCATGAGTTCGCTGCTGTCCTCCGGACCGGCGGGCACCGCCCAGTTCTCGAACTCCTCGTCGATCAGCTCGCGGGGGATGTGGAACTCGACGCGCTCGATGTCCGGTTCGCCGCCCTCCGGGTCGGCGTCGGCGTACTGCTCGACGAGGGCCGCGATCCGCTCGCTCACCTCGCCGCGCGCGGCCGACAGGAGGAGGGAGGTCCCGGACTCCCACTCCGAGGTGAAGCCGCCCCGGTAGCGCCAGATGCGCACCAGGTATCCGGTGCCCGCCACGGGAGCCCTGGCGAGGTGAACGTGGAGGGCGGCAGGCTCCTTCGGCCGCTCCGGCGCGGGAGGTACCGGCAGTGCGCCGAGCCGGAGCCGGGTTTCCTCCACCCAGAGGTCCAGCCGCGCACCCCATTGCCGGTCCTGGGCATGGGCGGCCAGATAGCGCACGAAGAGCAGGGCGAGCGGTGAACCGGGCCGTCCCTGGCGGTCGTCGAGGTCACGGACGATCTCCGTGAGACCGCCTTCGGGCAGGGACCCGGCCAGCGGAGCGGCACATCGGCAGGCCTCGAACGCCCAGCGGTAGGCGTCGTGGGCGCAGGACGGTAGCCGCTGTTCCTGTGCCAGGGCGGCGAGTTGGTTCCAGGCCGTTTGATCGAGCCGCGGGGCCCCGTCCTCGGTCGCCGGTTCGGTGAAGGCCGCCGAGTCGTTCCACCCGCGACGGATCTCGAAGGCCGGAGTCTGCCGGGACTGTCCGTTCCGGCGCAGTTCCTCGAAGTCGGACTGGATATCCACGGCGATGTCCGTCAGACGGCCGATGCTCTCCGCAACGCTCAGACCCGCAAGTCTGTCCAACAGCGTCCGCGTGAACAGCCCCGACTGCCGGGCCGCCCGGTTCCGGGCCACCTCACCCGGCCGGGCGGCGTAGAGGACGAACTGCTCGCGCCCGGTGATCCTGGCTCCTTCGCGGTAACTGGTCTCCTCGAACTGCAGGTTCGGGGCCAGCCGCTGGTCCACGCGGCAGGCGTCGATGAGGGCGACCTGGCTCCGGAAGCGCCGCCTGCTCACCGAGTCGGACCTCCAACGGCGCAGGGCCGAGCCCAGGTTGAGGTTGCTGATGCTGGAGGCGTCGGCGTCGGCGTAGGGCAGGAGCGGATCTCCGATGCCGTTCACGAAGCCATGACCGGCCCAGTAGATCCACAGCACGTCGCCGTCGCACGACGGGAGTTCGCTCAGGAGGGCCCGCTTGATGTTCGCCTCGGTCGCCGGCCGGTGCTCCGGAAGACCGTCCGTGCACGGGAGGTCGGCGCCTGCCAGTGGGGAGAGGAACAGCCGCAGGTTGGCGGGCGGCACCTGTCCTGAGCCGGTGAGCCAGCGCGCGAAGCCGACGGCGTCATGTGCGGCGCCGGGCAGTCGCCAGTCCGGGCCGACCTCGTAGGACTCCACCCCGACCACCAGGGCGTACGTTCGCTCGGCGAGCGAGTCGGCCTGGTGGCTCACCCGCAATCCCTCTCGCCCCCTTGGCCCTTCGTGTCGCAGGCTACGACGATAGCGCGGCGCGGTCGGCCGGAGTTCGCTCTTCGTGCGACCCAACGCGCCTACGAGGGATCGGCGTTGGACCACATGTGCTCGTACCACCGCTGGGCTCGGGCCACGACGGCGACGCTGTGGGGGTCGGGATGCTCCCCGTCGCCGGTCGCGGAGTGGTGGTGGAGCGTGGCGCCCAGGCCGAGCACGTCGTGGACCTGGAGCTGCTCGCCGGTGTCGAGCAACACAGGGCGCTCGATGACTTGGTAGAAGCCAGTGATGACTTCGGAGCCGTTGACCAGATAGAGCTTCTGCATCGGAACGACAGGGATCTCTCTGCACTCGAAGCTGACGTTCTGGACCATCCTCTCCGTGTGCAGCTCGTGGAGGGTGTGCTTGATCGAGGCGGTATGCAGTTCCTTGATCCTGCGGAGCCGGTCCAGTGGTCGCGGGTCAGGGGTGCCGCCCACCGGCGTGAGCAGTCTGAACTGCTCGTCGATCCGGGGCAGCAGCATGCGCACGCTGATCGATTCTGGCTGGATGTGCCCCTCTCGCACTCGCTCGGCGTTGAGGCGTAGGTGCGGGTCGAGTGACTCTCCCGTCAGGGCGAACACGTCGAGGGTGACGACGTACTGCTCGAAGGCTGTACTGAGGCGAGAGGCGAGCCTCATGGGGCGTTGACGCGTACCCGCGGACTGTTCATGGGCAACCAGTGGTCTGACGACGCGGGTGCCACTGCCTTGACGCGCCTCGATGTACCCCAGGTCAGCCAGCTCTCTGAGCGCACGTTGCACCGTGTCGCGCGACACCTCGAATTC
Encoded proteins:
- a CDS encoding caspase family protein, with translation MSHQADSLAERTYALVVGVESYEVGPDWRLPGAAHDAVGFARWLTGSGQVPPANLRLFLSPLAGADLPCTDGLPEHRPATEANIKRALLSELPSCDGDVLWIYWAGHGFVNGIGDPLLPYADADASSISNLNLGSALRRWRSDSVSRRRFRSQVALIDACRVDQRLAPNLQFEETSYREGARITGREQFVLYAARPGEVARNRAARQSGLFTRTLLDRLAGLSVAESIGRLTDIAVDIQSDFEELRRNGQSRQTPAFEIRRGWNDSAAFTEPATEDGAPRLDQTAWNQLAALAQEQRLPSCAHDAYRWAFEACRCAAPLAGSLPEGGLTEIVRDLDDRQGRPGSPLALLFVRYLAAHAQDRQWGARLDLWVEETRLRLGALPVPPAPERPKEPAALHVHLARAPVAGTGYLVRIWRYRGGFTSEWESGTSLLLSAARGEVSERIAALVEQYADADPEGGEPDIERVEFHIPRELIDEEFENWAVPAGPEDSSELMGVLFEVVVRCPDERRGVARQKWRAKWRSFEGQGRGGWGAPEVDAALPVWLLSEQEVPGNLAGLLQVTDFPVCVLAPVDPARLSDVLKAVHTSGVPVAVWRRGGPPEGAAGDMAAALAASGDRIDLRNLPSTVRRLRIAAGGAPQSDRTWSHPLALLWDDPNRRPEPRQLKSTPDSAEEGNSAAPVDR
- a CDS encoding winged helix-turn-helix domain-containing protein, which gives rise to MEKNRIVETLLSRMADGTLTVGDRLPTQRDLAREFEVSRDTVQRALRELADLGYIEARQGSGTRVVRPLVAHEQSAGTRQRPMRLASRLSTAFEQYVVTLDVFALTGESLDPHLRLNAERVREGHIQPESISVRMLLPRIDEQFRLLTPVGGTPDPRPLDRLRRIKELHTASIKHTLHELHTERMVQNVSFECREIPVVPMQKLYLVNGSEVITGFYQVIERPVLLDTGEQLQVHDVLGLGATLHHHSATGDGEHPDPHSVAVVARAQRWYEHMWSNADPS